The Anaeromyxobacter sp. Fw109-5 genomic interval CCACCGCGGCGGCCCACGGCGTCGCGCCGAGGACGCGCGCGAGGAGCCAGGCGCCGGCGGCGGCGAGCGCCAGGTGCAGCACGATCTGCAGGTCCATCGGCGCGCCAGGCGCGACGAACGCCGCGACGAGGGACACCGGGTGCAGCACCCCGTGCATGAGCTGGGCGAGGAGCGGCAGCCCCAGCGCCTCGTGCGGTTGCCACAGCGGCAGCGAGAAGGCGCGGAGCTCCGCCTCGACCGCCGGCCGGAGCGACCCGAGGAGCCGCGCCGTGTCGCGCCAGGAGAGGGTGTACCCCGCGACGAGCACCAGGAGCGGCGGCAGCGTCGTGCCGGCGACGGCGACGGCGACGGCGACTGCGGCAGGCAGCGCGGCGCGCCCGCGCGCGCGAAGGGAGCCTGGGGCGGTCTCGGTCATTGGGTCGTGGACTCTATCGCGACTCCCTCGGGGCGCTGCCGCCACGCTCCGCGAGCCCGCGCACGGGGGCCCGGGGGAAACAGCGGCTCGTCTCGCGCGTCAGATCGCCGCTCCCCGTCCTGTGACCTGGCGAGAACCCGGCGGCGTGTACACGAATCGTCAAGGCATTTTTCTGCTTGCTTGGGTCTGTTGATGGCCGTCAATCGCCGCGGCTGCTTGCTCTGGCATCTTGCTGAATCAGTTCGCCGCCACTCGTGTCGGTCGGCACCCGGGGGGAGATCATGATGGTCGTGTCCAGGCGTACGCGGACGTGGGTGGGCCTCGTCGCGGTCCTCGCGCTTTCGGGGCTGGTCTCCGCGTGCGGCCTCGAAGAGCCCGTCGCGCAAGAGCCCGAGGCCAGACCGACGTTTGCCGCCGAGCGCAGCGCCGTCCAGGTCGTCTCGGGCGCCGTGTGCACGGGCACGGGCGCCCACGACGCGCACGAGGGCTTCGCGAACGGCTGCATCACCTGCCACCCCTGCGGCGGGGCACTGGGCTTCGCGCCCGACGCCACGCTCCCCAGCGGCCGCCCCGTCTCGGGCAACATCACCACCGACGCGACCGGCACGAGCTGCACCGTCGCCTGCCACACGCCCGAGGGCCAGCCGTCGACCGCGATCTCCTGGAGTGCGACGGGGCCTTTCCCGTGCTCGCAGTGCCACTCGCAGGGGCTCGCCGCCCCCGCGGGCGGCTCCTCACACCCCGCCGACAACAGCAGCGTCGAGGCGAACCGCACGGCGTGCCAGTCCTGCCACGACACCTCGCGGCACGTGACCGGGACGCCGCTCGTGAAGACGCCGAACGGCCCGATCGAGATCCCGCCGGGCGGCTCGGTCGAGGCGAACGGCGTCTGCGAGCAGTGCCACCTGGGTGATGGTCTGGTCCTCGCCGGCAAGTCGCCGCCGTTCCTCGTCGGCTGGGAGAACACGACCACGGGCGATTGGCACGGTGCCAGGGCCGGCACCGGCTCGGGCGGCACGCTCGCGGCGCCGTACGCGCGAGGCCAAGGGCCGTTGCCGTGCACGGTCTGCCACGACGCGCACGTCTCGCCGAACGCGTTCATCTTCGCTTCCCAGGTGAACGGCGTCTCGATCCCCGCCGGCGCCATCGGCCGCGCCGGCGTCGGCGCCGAGCAGCTCTGCAGCGCATGCCACCTCGGCAACCGCCATGCCTACTGCACGACCTGCCACACCTCCGACCCGCAGCCGGCGGGCAGCCCGTGCTTCGCGTGCCACGGCCACGAAGGGATCCGCTACATCCCGATCCCCAACGTGAAGCCCCACAACATGGCGCCGAAGGAGGGTAGTGGTTGCGCGCACTGCCACAGCCCTGGGTGGAGACCGGTCGCGGAGTCCGTCCCTCCGACGATCACCGTCGCTCCGGCGATCTCGAACGTCACCTCCTCGAGCGTCACCGTGCGGTGGACCACCAATGAGCCTTCGTCCTCGTACGTCGAGTACGGCGTCGGCTCGCCCGGCCAGGTCGCCGGCACGCCAGAGGTCGTGACGGACCACGTCGTCGAGCTGATCAACCTCTCCGGCCCGACGACCTACGTGTTCCGCGTTCGCTCCGCCGATGTCTCGCGGAACGTGGTGCAGTCGGCGCTCTCCACCTTCGCGACGAGCGATCCGAACGCTCCGATGCCGCCGCTCCTCGACGTGGAGCCCACCTTCTACTCCTACGAGTACATCCAGCCCGTCGAGCTGACCTGGACTGCCGTCAGCTCCCCGATAGCGGGCAACGGCGTTCAGTACCGCTGCGTGGTGGAGTTCGGGGACGGCAGCGTCGCCTCCGATTCCGGCTGGATCTCGACCCCAAGCTACAATGCCCAGCTCTACACGCTCTGGTGGCCCGACGAGTATCGCTGGCGCGTGAAGGCCCGCGACGCGGTGACGGGCGTCGAGTCGGTCTGGTCCGACTACAGCACGTTCGGCATCTGGTCTCCCGAATGGTGACGTGGGCGCGCGGTCTACGCGCGCGATGAGGTTCCCGGGGCGGGCGCCGCGAGGCGACCCGCCCCGAGCTTTTTCGGGCTCCGCGCGCGAGCTGTGCGCCGATGTATGCGGAGCGCGGCCGTCTCGCGTTCACGGGACGGCGGTGGGTGTGGGCGCAGGGTGGGGCAGATCACGCAGCCCGGGTGCTAGCCCCCAGCCCGCAGCCGACTTCACACCCCGCTGATCGTGATCTCGCGGACTTACACGAGCCACGGCGTACCCGGGTTCGGGCACGCCCGTTGCTCTAGGGGCTCGACGCCGGCGACGTCAGGCGCAGGGGCCGAACGAAGGCGGCGAAGCACGCAGGGCGGGTTGCCGGTGGGCAGCTCGAGGGAACTTTCAGCAGTTCAACAGGGGAGAATAACCAATGAAGTTCATGAAGCTCGCAGTCGCTGCCGTCGCGTCGTTCGCGTTCGGCAACGCCTACGCCTTCCACTCCGGCGGCGTCGCCGAGTGCGAGGGCTGCCACACGATGCACAACTCGCTGGACGGCCAGCCGATGATCCCGGCGGACGTCATGGCGGCGAACGGCCTGGCGCAGTACGAGGCCGGCCCGTACCTGCTGCAGGGCAACCAGTCGGAGAACTGCCTCAACTGCCACCAGAACTCCAGCCAGGATCCGCTGGCCCAGGACAAGGGCCCGACCGGCTACCACATCTCCACGCAGCCGTCGCAGCTGGCGCTGGCCGGTGACACGGCGGGCGTTCCGGCAGTCCCGATGCAGATGACGCCGGGCGGCGACTTCGGCTGGATCCGCGCGGACGTGCCGTACGCGGTCCGCGGCACGCCGGCCACCAACCACGGCAGCGCCCGTGGCCACAACATCGTCGCCCCCGGCTACGGCTACACGGCCGACCCGGTCAAGACGACGGCGCCGGGCGGCTCGTTCGTCGCGGCGAACCTGATGTGCTCGAGCTGCCACGACCCGCACGGCCGCGCCCGCGTGCTCGACTCGACCACCGCTGACGTGCAGGTCGTTCCTGCCCTCGGCGGCGCGACGGCCCCCATCTACACGTCCGGCTCCTACGGCGCGACGACGAAGCCGGGCCTCGCCATCGGCGTGTTCCGCATCCTCGGCGGCGTGGGCTACGCGCCGAAGTCCTACAACGCGGGCGCCTTCACCGCCCCGGCGCCGGTCGCGGCCGCGCCGTCCAGCTACAACGCGTCTGAGGCGGTCTCCGAGACGGTCGTCGCGTACGGTAAGGGCATGTCCGAGTACTGCGCGAACTGCCACCCGGCGATGCTCCAGAACGGCTACGTGAGCGGCACGTCGATGCAGGTCCACCCGGCCGGCAACGGCGCGCCCCTCGGCGCGACGATCGCCGCCAACTACCTGGCGTACGTGAAGTCGGGCGACCTCTCGAAGACGGGCGCGAACTACACCTCGCTCATCCCCTTCGAGACGGGCGTCGTCGACACGGGCGCGCTCAGGCCGCTGTCGGGCCGCCTCGCGCCGGGCGCCGGCCCTGTGGCCGAGGCGACGGACAACGTCTCCTGCCTCTCCTGCCACCGCGCCCACGCGTCGGGCTTCGACTCGATGCTCCGCTTCGCGCACGAGAACGAGTTCATGACGATCGCGGACGCCACGGGCGCCGCCGCGTTCGACACGAACGCCGCCGAGGGCAAGGTCAACCGCGGCTTCTACGGTAAGGTCGCGCAGGAGACGCAGTACTACGGCCGTCCGGCGACGAAGTTCGCGCCGTACCAGCGCCTCCTCTGCAACAAGTGCCACGCGAAGGACTAGTCTCGCGCTGGCGTAGCAGCACGGTGTGAAGGGGAGGGGGCCGCGCGAGCGGCCCCCTTTTCTTTTTCCCGCTCCACCCTCGGCGGCGCCTTCGGCTAGAGTCGTCGCTCTCCAACCCAGCGGCTCGGCGGTCTGACGATGCGACGCCCATTCACCCTCAGCGCCGCCCTCGCGGTGCTTCTCGCCACGACGGCGTGCCGTCCCGCCGTTCGGGCCACGCCTCCCCGGGCCCTGCGGGGCGACCAGGCTGAGCTGGCCGTCTACGTTCAGCCCCTGGCCGCGGGGCCGCTGGTGCTGGAGCTCGCGACGATCGCGGCCACTCGCGAGGACGGGCCGCCGGTGCCGCTGGAGCTCCACCTCGGACGCCTCTCGCCCGAGACCGCGACGCGCCAGCGGCTCGTCGCCTCCGGGCGGCTTCCGCCTGGAAGCTACACGGGGCTCGCCGTGGCGCTCCGCCGCGCCACCCTCGCGCCCAACGGTGGCACGGGGGCGGCCCTGGCCATCCCCGAGGAGCCGCTCGTCGCGCTGGTGCCGTTCGCCGTCGCGTCCGGGCGAGGCCAGGTCCTGCTCCTGTCGGTGCGGCCCGAAGCCGTCAACGCGGGGGCGGTCCTCGAGGGCTCCGCGCTCGCCGCGTATGCGCCCGACCGTCCCAGCGCGCCGCTCCTCGGCGTCTCGGCGGTCGACTACGCCGATAGCCTCCTTCTATTCGACCGTCGGGCGGGCGGCGTCGTCGCTCTCTTCCCCACGGGGCCGGAACCGCGCACGGTCGCGATCGACGCGTTCCGGCAGCGCGTATACGTGGCGAGCAGCGGCGCGAACCGCATCGACGCGTTCGATCTCGCCACCTTCGAGACGCTCGACTCCACCCGGCTCCGCGTCGGCGATCGGCCGCTTTCGATGGCCCTCACCCCGAGCGGCGGGCTGCTGGTGGTCGCGAACCCCGGCTCGGACACCGTGAGCCTGGTCGATCCCATCGGCGGGCAGGAGCTGGAGCGCGTCTCGGTGGCGGGCGAGCCGTCGTGGGTGACCCTCGACCGTCCCGGGTTGCGCGCCTTCGTGGCGAGCCGTCGCACCTCGACCGTCAGCATCATCACCACGGACGTCGCGCTCCTCACGTCGGGGTCCGCGGCCGTGCTGGGCTCCTTCTCCGTGGAGCCCGACCCGATCCGGCTCTTCGTCGAGCCTGCCGGCGACCGGCTCATCATCGCTTACGCCCGCACGCCGTACGTCACCGTGCACGCCCTCCCGAGCGGAGCGATGGCGGACCGGATCTTCACCGGAGCCCCTGCCTCGGCGCTCCTGCGCGACCCGCGCAGCGGCGCCCTCGTCGTGGCGACCGCGGACGGGAAGCTTCAGCTCTACGACCCGGGAACGCTCCTCGCGACGGCCACGATCGCGTTGCCCGCGCCCGCCACGTACCTCGTCATCGACGACGCCGAGAACGCGCTCCTCGCGCTGCTCCCCGGGCGGGGCTCCGTGGCCGTGGTGGATCTCACGGCGCGCAAGCTGCGGGGCGAGTTCGAGCTCGGGCCCGGTCCACACGACCTCGCCCTGGTGGCGGAGCGGCGCTAGCGGATGCGAGCCCGCGTCATTCTCCGGATCGTGTGCCTGGGGGGGCTCCTCGCGCTCGGTGTCCCCGCTCGCGGAGGGGACATCAACCTGCGTTACGCGCCGGACTACCGGCTCCAGCGCACGCGGGTCCTGCGCGCCGACGGCGTGGGGTTCGATACCGAAGGGCAAACGCTGGCCCAGCGGGTCACCCTCGGCTTGAGCCAGACCTTCACCCCCACGCTCTCGTGGGCCGGCGACGGGCTCTTCGACTGGGACCAGTCCTGGGCCCGGGACGCCGACGATGTTTGGGTCTCCTCGGACAGCCGGCGCTGGACCCTCAACACGCGGCTCGAGCTCCGCCAGGACCCGTTCCAGACGGGCGTCTCCTACGCCCGGCGGGACGCGCTCCTCGAGTCGACCCGCCTGGGGGAGACGCGGACCATCCGCGCGCCGATCAACGACACCTACGCGAGCTGGCTCCAGTGGAACCCGGCCGGGCTCCCGCGTCTCTCCCTGAACGCTTCGCGGGGGAACACTTACGATCCAGGAAAGGACGAGGTGGACCGGACCACGGACGCGGCCTCGCTCGCCCTGGTGTACCAGGAACTCGAGGACTGGGATTTCCGCTACGGGTACCTCATCTCGCACGGGGTGGATCGGTTCAAGGATACGGACGCGCTGACCCAGGCGCATTCGGCGCGGGTCGGCTGGGGCGAGGACTGGCTCGACGGCCGGGTGTTCACGGCGGTCTCCTACGGAGCGGGCTACAACTCGTCGCGCCTCACCGCCGGTTCGGCGGGGGCTACCCGCGAGACGCAGCAGCGCCCGTCTACGGGGCTCTCCCGCGTCGAGGTCTTCCCGGACGAGCCCTCGCGGGTGAAGCTCGATCCAAACCCCGCCCTCGCCGACGCTGACACCGTCGTCCCCACCCAGCTCGACCTCGGCCACGCGCGCTCCACCGCACGCGACGTGGCGCCGCGCGACCTCGGCGCCCAGTTCCCCGACGACCGGCTGGAGGTCAACCTGATCCGCGTCTGGGTGGACCGGCAGCTCCCGGCCCACGTCGTCGCGGGGTTCGCCTGGGAGGCCTGGCAGAGCGACGACAACCTGGAGTGGACGCGCGTGCCGCTCGCGGGCGCGGTCAGCTTCGGGGTGTTCGACAACCGGTTCGAGATCCCCATCCAGCGGACCGGCGCGCGTTATCTCAAGGTGGTGACCCGCCCCATCACCACCGCGGTGACGACCGATCCACTTTACGCGAGCATCCTCGTCACGGAGCTCGAGTTCCTGCTCGTCGAGTTCCTCCCCTCCGGTACCACGCAGACGAGCGGGATCTCCGGCGACCTGAGCGGCTCGCTCCGCTGGGTGATCCTGCGGGAGCCGAGCCTCGCTTACAGCCTCGCCGTGCTCACCTCCCATCGAGGCGATCCCATCGACATTCGCACGGCGGTTCAGCAGTCGCTCGGCTTCCTGCGCACGCTCGGCGGGAACGCACGGCTGTCGGCCCAGGTCTCGCGGACCGACTCCTTCGACGACCAGGGACTGCGTTCCCAGGACGGCTGGGGCGCGTCGCTGGGCGCCGACCCGCTGCCGGCCCTCTCCTGGAACCTCAGCTACTCGGGGTCGTACGCCGAGGACACGCGCGACCTCTCGAACACCACGGCCGCGTCGGTGCGCGCGGACCTGTATGAAGGCTTCTCTGCGAGCGCGAACGGGGGCCTCGCCTGGACGAGCGCCGGGACCGGACGGCAGAGCCAGTCCGCAGAGAGCAGCGCATCCCTCAACGTGACGCCACACCGGGCGGTCAGCGCCAACGGCGTCATCACCTGGCGCTACGCGCAGGGCTGGGGCGGAGGTGCGCCCGAGAGCTCCGAACGGGCCGGACGGGTAGACGGCACGATCTCGGTGAACCCGTTCCCGGCCCTCTATCTCTCGGCCTCGGCTGGCCGGAACCTCTTCGGCCTGGCGCCGGCCACGACCACGGCCGTGAGCGCAGGGCTGTCGCTCTTCCGCGGCGGTGCCCTCGCCCTGCGCCTCAACGCGGGTCAGACGACCGACGCGGCGAGCCGCGTGCGCAACCGCTCGACGGGGGCCGGCCTGAGCGTGAAGCTCGGCCCAGGCCGAACGTTCGACGTGAACTCCATCTGGAGCGAGTCCCGCGCCCCCGTGGAACGGGTTCGCAGCTTCGCGCTGACCGCTGGGCTACGCCTCGTCCTACTCTAAGATGCAGGGAGGAGACCCCTTGAGCTGCCCATCCCCTTCGCGTCTGGCCACCGTCGCCCTGCTGCTCGCTACGGCCTGCTCGTCCGGTCCTCAGCGCACCTACACCGATCCCAGCATGGACTTCGGGGCGATCCGCACGGTGGCGGTGCTGCCGTTCCAGAACCTCAGCCGAGAGCAGACGGCCAATCAGCGGGTGCGTGACGTCTTCGTCACGCTGCTGCTCGCGGCGGAGGCGGTCTATGTCGTGCCGACGGGCGAGACCGCGCGCGGGCTCGAGCAGGCGGTGGTCGCAAACCCCACCGCGCCGAGCATCGCGGAGGTGGTGAAGCTGGGCACCATCCTCAAGGCTGACGCCGTGATCACCGGGGTCGTCAAGGAGTACGGCGAGATCCGCTCCGGGACCGCGACCTCGAACGCCGTCTCGATCAGCATCCAGCTCCAGGAGGCGGGTACCGGGAAGGTGGTCTGGTCCGGGGCCAGCACCAAGGGCGGAATCGGGTTCACGGATCGGCTGTTCGGAGGGGGAGGGGAGCCCCTGAACCGCGTCACCGAGGAAGCGGTCCGTGACATTCTCGACCAGCTCTTCCGGTAGGCGCCGCAGCCTCGCGATCGGCTGGCTGGTCGCGTTGACGCTCGCGTGCTCCGGAGCTTCGCCCCAGCGAGCGCCCCTCTCCTCGCGACAGCCGGTCGCCGATCTCCCGCCCGAGGTGCCGGCAGGCGGGCGCGCCGCGCGCATCGCCCTTCTCCCGCCGCAGAACCTGACCGGCACCACCTTCGACGAGGAGGCGCTCGCCACCCGGTTCGAGCAGGCCCTGGCGCGCGCCGGCCTCGACGTGGTCTCCGGAGCGCCGGTGGACGCCTTCCTCGCGAGCCGCCGCATCCGCTTCACCGGCGGCCTCGACCGGGAGGACGCGGTCGCGGCGGGCGAGACGCTCGACGTTCGCGGCGTGCTCGTGACCACCGTGGTGCAGCGCGAGGAAGGGTCGTCGCCGCGGCTCGCCGTGCTCGCGCGGCTCGTGTCGGTGGACGATGACCCGAGCGTCTACTGGATGGACGGGATCGCCATCTCGGGCGAGGACCACCGCGGGCTGCTCGAGCTCCGGCTGGTGCACCGCGTCGACCGGCTGGAGCGCCGAGCGTTCTCGCGGCTCGCCGGGTCGCTCGCCGAGTTCCTCGAAGGGGAGCGCACTGGCGGTCACCGCTGCAGCAGCGGACGCCGGTACCGCCCGAGCATCGTGTACCGGAACCTGGTGCCGCCGAAGGACCGAGCGGTCACCATCGCCGTGGTTCCTTTCCAGAACCGGACCCAGCGCGAGCACGCCGGAGAGGTGGCCTCGCTTCAGCTGACGCGGGCGCTCGCGGGGATTCGAGGGTACCGGGTGCTCGAGCCGGCGGTCGTCCGCGAGGAGATGCTCCGCCGGCGGATCGTCGTGCAAGAGGGAGTGTCCCGCGAGACGGTGCGGATGCTCCGGGGCGGGCTCGAGGCGGACTACGTGATCGGCGGGATGGTGACGCGCTACGACGAGGCACGGGGCGCGAAGGGGATACCGGCCGTGGACGTCACCGTCACCATGCTCGAGACGGCGACCGGACGGGTCGCCTGGCATTCACGCTCGGAAGGGCGCGGAAACGACGGAGTCGTCCTCTTCGATCTCGGGACGATCCGGAACACCGAGGAGCTTTCCTGCCGATTGCTGGCGCAGGTGGCGGACGGGCTTTCGGGGAAACGCTGACCCAACCCATGCTGCGTCGGAAAACGGAGGGAACGCAAATGGTGCGTCCCGCTCTTAGCCTACATTCCAACTTCGCCAAAGAAATTCAGCCAGTTAGGTGATTTCGTTCGCTTATCGGAAGGCATGCCGGATGCAATCCCGCCCGCTGCCTCAACCACCGAAGGGTCGCTGGACCCACCTCCTGAGGACTGAATGCTCTCTCGCCTGCTGCCCTGTGCCCTCGCTATCGCCGCGCCGCTGACCTGGGCGCGCGCCGATGCCCCGAAGGCCGCTGCGCCCGCACCCGCCCCGGCTGCCGCCGCAGGCGCGGGCGCGACCTCGGATTCGGCCAAGTCGCCGAACGCCGGGTCCGTGTCGATTCGCGTACGGGTTCCGCTCGCCGACGAGCGCTTCGGCCCGGTGCCGGTCGCGACGGTCGCGGACGAGGTCATCACGGTGGACGATCTTCGCGAGCTCGCCGCGATCACCCACCAGGACCGCGCGGAGGGGATGACCGGCAAGGCCGACTTCACGAAGCTCGTCGAGCGGCTCGTCGCCGTGCGGACGATCGTCGCCGAGGCGAGGGCCATCGGCCTCGACGATCTCGAGGAGGTGAAGAAGCCGATCGCCGACAACAAGGAGCGCATCCGCTTCGATCTCGTCCGCAAGCACGCGTCGAAGGACGTGACGGTCGATCCCGCCGAGGTCAAGCGTCTCTACGACGAGGCCAGACGCGAGTGGCGCATCCGCTCGGTCTTCTTCGGGCAGGAGGCCGAGGCGAAGAAGTTCACCGCGGCCCTGGCGGCCGGCGGCGAGTTCGACGCGCTCGCGAAGAAGGCGGCCGAGGACAAGGTCGCGCGGAGCGGCGAGGGTTCGCAGTGGATCCGCGTGTCCGAGATCCAGGTGAGCGTCGCGAAGGAGGTGGAGAAGCTCGCCCCCGGGAAGGCGACGGCGCCCTTGAAGGCCGGACCGGGCTGGACCGTCGTCCGGCTCGACGAGAAGCGCTCGGTCGAGGACGAGGCGCTCCGGGCCAAGATCGAGTCGACGGTCCGCGGCGAGGCCGTCGCGAAGGCGCTCCAGGCCTACTACGCGAAGCTCAAGAAGCAGCTCGTCCGCATCGACACGAAGCTCCTCCGCGCCGTGAGCTTCGACAAGCCGAAGGGTGGCTTCGAGGCGCTCAGGAAGGACCGCCGCGTCGTCGCCCGGGTCGAGGGTGCGAAGCCGGTGACCCTTGGTGAGGTCGCGGAATCCCTCGCGCGCCCCCTCTTCCACGGCGTCGCTCCGGCGCAGGAGCAGGGCAAGCTGGACAAGCAGAAGCAGGACGCGCTCGACGCGCTCGTGTCGAAGCGGCTCGTCACGATCGAGGCGGAGCGGCTCCGGCTCGACGACACGCCGGAGGCGAAGCGCCGGGCCGCCGAGTTCGAGACGAACCTCCTCTTCACCACGTTCATCGATCGCGTCGTCATCCCCGAGGTGAAGGTGACCGAGGCGGAGGATCGGGCCGCGTACGAGAAGCGCAAGGACGAGTTCAAGTACCCGGCGTTCTACCGGCTCGAGGGGCTGGCCTTCCAGGACGCGAAGAACGCGCAGAAGGCCCTGAAGAGCCTGCAGGGCGGTACGGACTTCAAGTGGCTCCGGTCGAACAGCGACGGCCTCGTGCCCGAGGAGGAGCAGGTGTTCCGCCTCGACGCCACGCAGACGATCAGCGCGCGCGCCATGCCGGAGGAGTTCCGCAAGGCGCTGGCGGGGGCCCAGGACGGCGACGTCCGGCTCGTGGCCTCCAAGGACCAGCACTACGTCGTGCGGGTCGCGCAGTTCACCCCCGAGAGCGTGCGGCCGTTCGAGGAGGTCCGCCCGGAAATCCACAAGGACGTGTTCGGGACTGCGATCGCCCGCGCGCTCGACGGATGGGTGGAGAAGCTGCGCGACGCGCACGAGGTCAACGTCTACCTCGTCACCTCGCCGTGAGACGGAGCGGAGACATGGCGATGAATCCCAGGATCCGGATCCCCGTCCTCGTCGCTGCGCTCGCCGTGGGCGCGGCCCTCGCGACGCCCTCGGTGGCCACCGCCGCGGCGAAGTTCGCCAAGCGCGACTGCTACGACTGCCACAAGGACTTCGCGAAGCGCGTCGGCGGCCTCTCGAACGTGCACCCCGCGGTGAAGGCGCAGAAGTGCGAGGACTGCCACCTGCGGCACGGCGCGGTGCCGCGCCTCCTGCTCAAGAAGAACGGCAACGCCCTCTGCGCCGAGTGCCATGCCTCCGCGAAGATCGGCACCGACAAGAAGGTCGTCCACCCGGTCGCCGGGAAGGGCACGTGCGTCACGTGCCACGATCCGCACGGCGGCAACGACCGCGCCATGATGAAGAAGGCGGGCGCTGAGGGGTGCTACGCCTGCCACGATCGCAAGCCCTTCGAGCGCCAGGCGGTCCACGCCGTCCTGAAGCAGAAGGGCTGCAACGCGTGCCACGCCGGGCACGGCTCCGACGAGCGGCACATCCTGCGCGCGTCGGAGGACAAGCTCTGCGCGAGCTGTCACGCCGCGAACGACGGCTTCAAGAAGAAGCACGGCGGCTACCCGGTCGCGACCTGCACGCGCTGCCACGATCCCCACTCCGCCCCCGGCGCCAAGCTCCTCAAGGCCGTCGTCCACGATCCGGTGAAGAGCGCCTCGTGCTCGGACTGCCACGTCGCCGCGACCTCCCCGAAGCCGTTCGCGCTGGCCCAGAAGGGCGGGGCAGTCTGCGCGTCCTGCCACGACCAGAAGGACGTCACCGGCGGCAAGAAGGTGGTCCACTCTCCCGTGAAGGACGGCGAGTGCGTCGCCTGCCACGATCCCCACGCGTCCGAGCAGAAGGCTCTCCTCGCACGCCCGGGCGCCAAGACCTGCGAGCAGTGCCACCCCGCGCAGATGGGCATCCGCACGGTCGTGCACAAGCCGATCGCGGGTGAGCGCGCGTGCCTCACCTGCCACGGCGCCCACGCCGCGGGCGAGGCGAAGCTGCTCGACAAGAAGGAGCCGGAGCTCTGCTACGGCTGCCACGCGAAGACCTCCGCGCAGCAGAAGGCGAAGGTCGCCCACCAGCCGTTCAAGTCGGGCGACTGCTCGTCCTGTCACGACCCCCACGGCTCCACGGTGGCGGGCATGCTGAAGGCCCGCCCCGACCGCGTCTGCTACGGCTGCCACGTGGACGCCGAGGCGAGGTTCGTGAAGTCGAGCACCCACGCGCCCGTGCGAGAGGGGCAATGCACGGCCTGCCACCTCGCGCACGGCGGCGAGAGCAAGGGGCTCCTCAAGGCGCGCGGCGCGGACCTGTGCAAGTCTTGCCACGCGGACCTCGTGAAGAAGTCCACGACCAAGTCGTCGGACGGCAGCCCCGTCCACGCTCCGTTCGCCAAGGGTGACTGCCTCGGCTGCCACGATCCCCACGGCTCCAACGTGAAGGGGATGCTGGTCGCGGACGAGCGCGCCATGTGCGTCCGGTGCCACGAGAAGGAGGCGAAGGCGGCGGGGGCGGCCAAGAGCGTCCACGCGCCGTTCTCCGGCGGCGAGTGCTCGAAGTGCCACAACGCCCACGCCGCGCCGCTGAAGAACCTGCTGCTCGCGAAGAGCCCGGACCTCTGCCTGTCCTGCCACAAGGACATCAAGGAGCGGCTCTCGAAGAAGACGATGCACTCGCCGGCGGAGGACTGCATGAGCTGCCACCGGCCGCACTCGGGCACGCAGCCGTTCCTCGTCGATCAGGCGCCGAACGAGCTGTGCGGCCAGTGCCACGAGCCCACGGACGGCTTCACGAAGGCCCACCTCGGCATCGAGCCGAAGGCGATGGCCTGCGCGAGCTGCCACGACCCGCACGCCTCGGACGATCCGAAGTTCTTCAAGGAACGCCAGCACGCGCCCTTCGGCTCGCGCAAGTGCGACGCCTGCCACGCCGCGACGATGGAGAAGAAGAAGTGAGTGGCCCCATGCGCACGATCCCCGTCCTCCTCGCGCTCTCCGTCGCGCTGGGCTCAGCCCCGGCGAGCGCCGCTCCCCGCTCCGCCAAGCCGAACCACCGGTTGAAGACAGGCGCGGAGGGCAAGCTCTGCGTGGACTGTCACACCGAGTTCGCGAAGGAGCTCGCGAAGCCCGTGATCCACAGCCCGGTCCGCGCCCGGGACTGCGTCGGGTGCCACGACCCGCACGCGTCGAAGCTGCCGGGCCTGCTCGCCGGCGCGCCGAACGACATCTGCGCGAGCTGCCA includes:
- a CDS encoding cytochrome c3 family protein — its product is MNPRIRIPVLVAALAVGAALATPSVATAAAKFAKRDCYDCHKDFAKRVGGLSNVHPAVKAQKCEDCHLRHGAVPRLLLKKNGNALCAECHASAKIGTDKKVVHPVAGKGTCVTCHDPHGGNDRAMMKKAGAEGCYACHDRKPFERQAVHAVLKQKGCNACHAGHGSDERHILRASEDKLCASCHAANDGFKKKHGGYPVATCTRCHDPHSAPGAKLLKAVVHDPVKSASCSDCHVAATSPKPFALAQKGGAVCASCHDQKDVTGGKKVVHSPVKDGECVACHDPHASEQKALLARPGAKTCEQCHPAQMGIRTVVHKPIAGERACLTCHGAHAAGEAKLLDKKEPELCYGCHAKTSAQQKAKVAHQPFKSGDCSSCHDPHGSTVAGMLKARPDRVCYGCHVDAEARFVKSSTHAPVREGQCTACHLAHGGESKGLLKARGADLCKSCHADLVKKSTTKSSDGSPVHAPFAKGDCLGCHDPHGSNVKGMLVADERAMCVRCHEKEAKAAGAAKSVHAPFSGGECSKCHNAHAAPLKNLLLAKSPDLCLSCHKDIKERLSKKTMHSPAEDCMSCHRPHSGTQPFLVDQAPNELCGQCHEPTDGFTKAHLGIEPKAMACASCHDPHASDDPKFFKERQHAPFGSRKCDACHAATMEKKK